Within the Mugil cephalus isolate CIBA_MC_2020 chromosome 1, CIBA_Mcephalus_1.1, whole genome shotgun sequence genome, the region tctgagctgtgaggaggacgacagcTCTGCTGGATTGACTCTGAGGAGAAACGCCACCACAGGACAGAGGACTCAGTGTGGAGCTGGGTGGGGAAAACCAGCTGGTTCTTCCTGTGACATCAGCTACATCCTCCCATGGGACAGTGGAGTTTACTGGTGTGAGTCCAGAGAGGGAGCAACCAGTAACAGCATCAacctcactgtctctggtaagctcagactgtggagttagtattgatgaagctgtgtggaaatggatgaaatgctgtagtttgtctctgtgttgaggtGGACCAGTGATCCTGCAGAGTCCTGTCCTCCCTTTGATGGAGGAAGATGacgtcactctgctctgtaaaacaaagaccacTCCCTCCAACCTCTCAGCTACTTTCTATAAAGATGGCTCCTTGATCAG harbors:
- the LOC125009991 gene encoding low affinity immunoglobulin gamma Fc region receptor II-like yields the protein MEGTSVQRLLVLGSLLCCTTNQARLTVSPSSSQVFRGDIVSLSCEEDDSSAGLTLRRNATTGQRTQCGAGWGKPAGSSCDISYILPWDSGVYWCESREGATSNSINLTVSGGPVILQSPVLPLMEEDDVTLLCKTKTTPSNLSATFYKDGSLIRTESTGNMTIHHVTRSDEGLYKCYIISHGESPSSWITVTGEELHFDFNSYFIHIFI